In the Thermococcus sp. MAR1 genome, one interval contains:
- a CDS encoding PKD domain-containing protein, whose protein sequence is MKKGTALLVWLFLIISLLAVPSHSVKAGEADLLYGSGGMVIANEEIIIGDRGDYIWGYENETGGYVVQFHTGYEKWDELVSCDVNGDGKAEIIQGDRSTDKIYIYTMTGDELGKHDVNFEEGDDLACGDVDGDGKEEIIFADRNNWIKVFDGNFNVLGKFKVDDFEIGDSIGAGDFDGDGKAEIVHADYDEDTVRIYDTSGNVMGSFSTEDYFNLKDRDELATGDVNLDGLDEIVIASRDTPTVGIHVFSLSKNGGQYKASEIAKFTVPFKKGDRIAVGDVNTDGVDEILWASQDGYVKAYNMGGELLNGPKGLKTEFTYGAGLAVGDVNGDSIIVGPPNKATMSVVDEVIAVINAPPVDFDVINDTGVFYAEYKNKKGEKQVASVKATHDVKMTIGLTVKTGSKVLGGGSEFSLKTSLGFKMQRETGKSYETAITYKMLSDMADGALYVSTDYEVYEFPIISPPELAIINGEQQYILVSIPKGPPNVHFVNYDSQLHEIGDINTYPTKITELKNYEVGNVLGVFTIEAGKVGSSYEQYTKQLNWKKSKNTFTVGVSLSAKGGGGVSGITTVEGSMEGNYGYERVSTHEVTFSDETSILVAYEGRIDDRDKWYNATGVIYTDSEDGHLVLDFYVPSKGDYYKNRENSPIVFNFGFLHFNYNVLLAMDNPPECTMEVTPTAGKRPLKANFQLHLNDPDNDTMRWELDFGDGFSVEGNGSELDHVYDREGVYNALLTVYDSWGKNSTCSATINVQQNKEPTALFSYSPAELKVGEEVRFIDSSTDPDGEVAGWNWNFGDGSTSTERNPRHTYSQPGKYTVLLTVEDESGLKNAYSKEITVEPRNYLPTADFTFLPKEPKAGEEVSFADKSHDRDGEVVSWSWDFGDGGTSSEAEPVHAFEKAGNYTVTLTVTDDAGGEDVKKITITVGAAESPSPTETTSTEALTTTTPPETTSSTPSGTTSSPETSPSSTQPSPTESGGTCGPGVIAVLAILVALWRRR, encoded by the coding sequence ATGAAAAAGGGAACTGCCCTTCTGGTTTGGTTATTTCTTATCATCTCCCTACTTGCCGTGCCCTCCCATTCAGTGAAGGCTGGAGAGGCCGACCTTCTCTATGGTTCCGGGGGAATGGTGATAGCGAACGAAGAGATCATCATAGGTGATAGGGGAGACTACATCTGGGGCTATGAAAACGAGACCGGTGGCTACGTCGTCCAGTTCCACACCGGCTATGAAAAGTGGGACGAGCTCGTCTCGTGCGATGTCAACGGCGACGGAAAGGCGGAGATAATCCAGGGAGACAGGAGCACCGATAAGATATACATCTACACCATGACCGGCGATGAGCTTGGAAAGCACGACGTGAACTTTGAGGAAGGGGACGATTTGGCATGCGGCGACGTTGACGGGGACGGAAAGGAGGAGATAATCTTCGCCGACAGGAACAACTGGATAAAGGTCTTTGATGGGAACTTCAACGTCCTGGGCAAGTTCAAGGTGGATGATTTCGAGATAGGCGATTCGATAGGGGCCGGCGATTTTGACGGCGACGGGAAAGCGGAGATAGTCCATGCCGACTACGACGAGGATACCGTGAGGATATACGACACAAGCGGCAACGTCATGGGGAGCTTCTCAACCGAGGACTACTTCAACCTCAAGGACAGGGACGAACTCGCAACCGGCGATGTGAACCTCGACGGACTGGACGAGATAGTCATAGCGAGCCGGGACACCCCGACGGTGGGGATACACGTTTTCTCCCTGAGCAAGAACGGCGGTCAGTACAAAGCTTCGGAGATAGCCAAGTTCACGGTCCCCTTCAAGAAGGGAGACAGGATAGCGGTTGGCGACGTCAACACCGACGGCGTTGATGAGATACTCTGGGCATCGCAAGACGGATACGTCAAGGCCTACAACATGGGGGGAGAACTGCTCAACGGACCGAAGGGCCTGAAGACGGAGTTCACCTACGGGGCCGGACTGGCGGTTGGAGATGTGAACGGCGATTCCATAATCGTCGGACCGCCAAACAAAGCAACTATGAGCGTCGTTGACGAAGTGATAGCGGTCATCAACGCACCGCCAGTGGACTTTGATGTGATAAACGATACCGGGGTTTTCTACGCGGAGTACAAGAACAAGAAGGGAGAGAAGCAGGTGGCATCGGTCAAGGCCACCCACGACGTCAAGATGACGATAGGGCTCACCGTGAAGACCGGCAGCAAGGTACTGGGAGGTGGAAGCGAGTTTTCCCTAAAAACCTCCCTCGGCTTCAAGATGCAGAGGGAAACCGGGAAGTCCTATGAGACTGCCATAACCTACAAGATGCTCTCGGACATGGCCGATGGGGCGCTCTACGTGAGCACTGACTACGAGGTCTACGAGTTCCCAATAATAAGCCCTCCCGAGCTTGCCATCATCAACGGCGAGCAGCAGTACATCCTCGTCAGCATCCCCAAGGGGCCGCCCAACGTCCACTTCGTGAACTACGACTCCCAGCTGCACGAAATAGGGGACATCAACACATACCCCACGAAGATAACCGAGCTGAAGAACTACGAGGTCGGGAACGTCCTCGGAGTTTTCACAATCGAAGCTGGAAAGGTTGGGAGCTCCTACGAGCAGTACACAAAGCAGCTGAACTGGAAGAAGAGCAAGAACACCTTCACCGTCGGTGTCTCCCTGAGCGCCAAGGGAGGCGGAGGCGTCTCGGGGATCACGACCGTCGAGGGCAGTATGGAGGGGAACTACGGATATGAGAGGGTCAGCACCCACGAAGTGACCTTCTCCGACGAAACGAGCATCCTGGTCGCGTATGAAGGCAGGATAGATGACAGGGACAAGTGGTACAACGCCACTGGCGTTATCTACACTGACAGCGAGGACGGGCATTTAGTTCTCGACTTCTACGTGCCGAGCAAGGGAGACTACTACAAGAACCGTGAAAACAGCCCGATAGTGTTTAACTTCGGGTTCCTCCACTTCAACTACAACGTCCTCCTGGCAATGGACAATCCCCCCGAGTGCACCATGGAGGTAACTCCCACAGCCGGGAAGAGACCACTAAAGGCGAACTTCCAGCTCCACCTGAACGATCCCGACAACGACACCATGCGCTGGGAGCTCGATTTCGGGGACGGCTTCAGCGTTGAGGGCAACGGGAGTGAACTTGACCACGTCTACGACAGAGAAGGAGTTTACAACGCACTCCTCACGGTCTACGACTCATGGGGCAAGAACTCGACGTGCAGCGCAACCATCAACGTCCAGCAGAACAAAGAACCCACGGCACTCTTCAGCTACTCGCCAGCGGAGCTGAAGGTCGGTGAAGAGGTAAGATTCATAGACAGCTCCACTGACCCTGATGGAGAAGTTGCAGGCTGGAACTGGAACTTCGGAGACGGAAGCACCTCGACCGAGAGGAACCCCCGGCATACCTATTCTCAGCCGGGCAAATACACCGTCCTGCTGACGGTCGAGGATGAGAGCGGCCTTAAGAATGCCTACTCCAAGGAGATAACCGTTGAACCAAGGAACTACCTGCCCACCGCGGACTTCACATTCCTACCGAAGGAGCCGAAGGCCGGGGAGGAGGTAAGCTTTGCAGACAAGTCCCACGACAGAGATGGGGAAGTGGTGAGCTGGAGCTGGGACTTTGGAGACGGAGGCACATCAAGCGAGGCCGAGCCTGTTCACGCCTTCGAGAAGGCCGGCAACTACACTGTAACGCTGACGGTAACGGACGACGCAGGAGGGGAGGACGTCAAGAAAATCACCATCACGGTTGGAGCCGCGGAGAGCCCCTCTCCAACCGAGACTACATCAACCGAAGCCCTAACTACCACCACACCACCTGAGACGACGTCGAGCACGCCGAGTGGGACAACTAGCTCTCCAGAGACGAGTCCCTCCAGCACCCAACCATCCCCGACCGAGTCAGGGGGCACCTGCGGCCCGGGAGTGATAGCGGTTCTGGCGATCCTAGTTGCCCTCTGGAGGAGGCGCTGA
- a CDS encoding site-2 protease family protein, which yields MNYEPWRTVNKPRSAGRREIEDLLVSFLVLTLLFSNFDPYALPYAAVAVLTAFLFHELAHRQIARHYGYRAYYRRWDTGILLALLMGVATRLLTGSTWIFAALGAVQVYAPYAVDSREAFGKIALAGPLTNIAVGIVALVVLRTTHPFTTLWWIFRTTATVNLWLAFFNLLPFPPLDGSKVVRWNAGAWAVSIGVAYLLFRLL from the coding sequence ATGAACTACGAACCCTGGCGCACCGTGAATAAACCCCGGAGTGCCGGAAGGAGGGAGATCGAAGACCTGCTGGTTTCTTTTTTAGTCCTTACTCTGCTGTTTTCCAACTTTGACCCCTACGCCCTCCCCTACGCGGCCGTGGCAGTTCTGACGGCGTTCCTCTTCCACGAGCTCGCCCACAGGCAGATTGCGAGGCACTACGGCTACAGGGCGTACTACCGCAGATGGGACACCGGCATACTTCTGGCGCTTCTCATGGGTGTAGCGACGCGCCTTCTCACGGGGAGCACCTGGATATTCGCCGCCCTCGGTGCCGTCCAGGTCTACGCTCCCTACGCTGTGGATTCCAGGGAGGCCTTTGGAAAGATAGCCCTTGCGGGTCCGCTTACCAACATAGCCGTTGGCATAGTAGCTCTAGTTGTTTTAAGAACCACTCACCCATTCACGACCCTCTGGTGGATTTTCAGGACGACGGCAACGGTCAATCTGTGGCTGGCCTTCTTCAACCTGCTCCCGTTCCCGCCGCTGGACGGCTCCAAGGTCGTTCGCTGGAACGCCGGGGCATGGGCAGTTTCCATCGGCGTCGCCTACCTCCTCTTCAGACTGCTGTAA
- a CDS encoding ribonuclease Z: protein MLEVIFLGTGGIMPTRERNVPAIALRYNGEIILFDVGEGTMRQMNTAKLSPMKVEKIFITHFHGDHYLGLAALIQTMNLWDREKPLHIYGPKYTFEFVQHFLQSGFFRPGFEIHVHEIGETRLKFNGYEIWSFKVEHGIPALGYVFREKDRRGKFLPEKLRKYGLSEGPILGKLEREGKIEWNGKTIYLEDVTGPRRKGLKIAYTGDTEPAERVRLFAERADLLIHEATYLDPAHRGDSYHSTVEEACEVAKRAKVKLLALFHRAFRYTYDEYTSGASRICRDFGVDFVVPRDFDVLEFKSGEFSVRNLLEERG, encoded by the coding sequence ATGCTCGAAGTGATTTTCCTCGGCACGGGCGGCATAATGCCCACCAGGGAGAGAAACGTTCCGGCCATAGCGCTCCGCTACAACGGTGAGATTATACTCTTCGACGTCGGGGAGGGCACTATGAGGCAGATGAACACGGCAAAGCTCAGCCCAATGAAGGTGGAAAAGATTTTCATCACCCACTTCCACGGCGACCACTACCTCGGTTTAGCCGCGCTGATCCAGACGATGAACCTGTGGGACAGGGAAAAACCGCTCCATATCTACGGCCCCAAATACACCTTCGAGTTCGTCCAGCACTTCCTCCAGAGCGGCTTCTTCAGGCCGGGCTTTGAGATACACGTCCACGAGATTGGGGAAACCCGCTTGAAGTTCAATGGTTATGAAATCTGGTCATTCAAGGTCGAGCATGGAATTCCGGCTCTGGGCTACGTTTTTAGGGAAAAAGACCGGCGCGGGAAGTTCCTGCCGGAGAAGCTGAGGAAATACGGCCTGAGCGAGGGGCCGATACTCGGGAAGCTTGAGCGTGAAGGTAAAATCGAGTGGAACGGAAAAACGATTTACCTTGAGGACGTCACCGGGCCGAGGAGAAAGGGACTCAAGATAGCCTACACCGGCGACACCGAGCCCGCTGAAAGGGTCAGGCTCTTCGCCGAGAGGGCAGACCTTCTAATCCATGAGGCCACCTATCTGGATCCGGCCCATAGGGGCGACAGCTACCACTCAACGGTGGAGGAAGCCTGTGAGGTCGCTAAGAGGGCCAAGGTGAAGCTTTTGGCATTATTCCACAGGGCCTTCCGCTACACCTACGACGAATACACGAGCGGGGCCTCGCGAATATGCCGTGATTTTGGAGTGGATTTCGTAGTTCCGAGGGATTTTGATGTCCTGGAGTTTAAATCCGGCGAATTCAGTGTGAGAAACCTTCTGGAGGAGAGGGGATGA
- a CDS encoding TraB domain-containing protein, with product MSYLRYVRLIGTMHVSPRSREEVIRTILNERPHAVAIELDRARFLAMNENRRLTLEESLRFGRKGLINYVLAKVEEKLGEEFGMKPGEEMKAAINAAQRLGVPLYLIDEDINLILSKILAAPGREKLLMALEALGIFLPVKSGEMADPMAEYRVMMIQFRRRYPYLYRVLVEERNEVMARNLISIVENLKLRGVKRPRVVAVVGLGHKPGIEHLLERAKERRFLSPYWTAGVV from the coding sequence ATGAGCTACCTTCGTTACGTCAGGCTCATAGGCACGATGCACGTTTCGCCGAGGAGCAGGGAGGAGGTAATCAGGACAATACTCAATGAGAGGCCCCATGCTGTTGCTATAGAGCTCGACAGAGCGCGCTTTTTGGCGATGAACGAGAACAGGAGGCTAACTCTGGAGGAATCACTGCGCTTCGGCAGGAAGGGGCTGATAAACTACGTTTTAGCCAAGGTCGAGGAGAAGCTCGGTGAGGAGTTTGGCATGAAGCCCGGAGAGGAGATGAAAGCTGCCATAAACGCCGCCCAGAGGCTGGGTGTCCCGCTCTACCTCATAGACGAGGACATAAACCTCATACTCTCGAAGATTCTCGCCGCACCGGGAAGGGAGAAGCTCCTCATGGCGCTGGAGGCGCTTGGAATATTCCTGCCGGTTAAGTCCGGTGAAATGGCCGACCCGATGGCGGAGTACAGGGTCATGATGATTCAGTTTCGGAGGAGATACCCCTACCTCTACCGCGTCCTGGTCGAGGAGCGCAACGAGGTCATGGCGAGGAATTTGATCTCAATCGTGGAGAACCTCAAGCTCCGGGGGGTTAAGAGGCCCAGGGTTGTGGCCGTTGTCGGCCTCGGCCACAAGCCCGGGATAGAGCACCTCCTCGAGAGGGCGAAGGAGAGAAGGTTTCTCTCGCCCTACTGGACTGCGGGGGTGGTATGA
- a CDS encoding KH domain-containing protein, which yields MKDRLEKMLNVKILEIEELEDKIVVYVPEDQVRIAVGSGGAAVKAAELVIGKKIEVKGR from the coding sequence ATGAAGGACAGACTCGAAAAGATGCTCAACGTCAAGATTCTTGAAATCGAGGAGCTTGAGGACAAGATAGTCGTTTACGTCCCGGAGGATCAGGTGAGGATAGCCGTTGGGAGCGGCGGCGCGGCCGTTAAGGCGGCAGAGCTCGTAATCGGTAAGAAGATTGAAGTGAAGGGCAGGTGA